In Cellulomonas sp. JZ18, the DNA window CGACGATGGACCCGCGGCACCGGACGCTGCGGCGTGTGACGGTCGAGGCGGCGCAGCGCGCCGAGGAGATCTTCGAGCTCCTCATGGGCTCGGACGTCGCGCCGCGCAAGGACTTCATCGTCGCGGGCGCGCACGCGCTCGACCGGTCGCGCATCGACGCCTGAGCGCGCGCCGCCGCAAATGCGCTGGCGGCGGCGCCCGGCGTCGCGCGACCCTGGGCGGATGACCGACACCGCCGACGCCACGCGCGCCCCCGCCGGCACGGACGCCGACGTCACGACGTCCCGCCCCGACGAGATCGACGGGGCCGCCGCGCCCCCGCGACTCCCGCTCGCACAGCGCGTCGCGGCCCCGGACGTCGCGCCGCTGCCCCCGGCCGCGCTCGGCCTGACGTGGCGCCCGCTGACCGTCGCCGACGCGGAGGAGCTCGCCCGGCTCGTGCAGCTCGTCGAGGAGGCGGACGGCCAGCCGTTCCGCACGTCGGCGGAGGAGCTGGCCGAGGAGATGTCCGCGCAGTGGCGCGACCTGTCGCGCGACACGCTGGTCGGTGTCGACGCGGACGGCCAGATGCGCGCGTGGGCGCAGGTCGACTCCGCCCCGGGGGACTCCCGGGTCGTCCGGGCCTTCGTGTCCGGTGGCGTCCACCCGCTGTGGCGCGGCCGCGGCGTCGGGCGCGCTCTCGTCGCCTGGCTCGACGGCCGCGCACGCCAGGTCCTGGCCGCGTCGGGCAAGGAGCTGCCGGCGCGGATCGCCGCGTACCTCGAGGACACCGCACCCGGCTCCGCCCGGCTGTACCGTGCGGCCGGGTTCGCGCCCGTCCGGTACTACACCGAGATGCGCCGGTCGGTGCAGGGGGAGCTGCCGCCGGTGCCCGATGTCGCCGGGGTGCGCGTCGTGCCGTGGTCCGAGGCGCTCGACGACGCGGTGCGGCTCGCGCACAACGACGCGTTCGCCGACCACTGGGGGAGCGAGCCGCGCACCCCGGAGCAGTGGCAGCAGCACCGCGCGATGTTCGCCCCGGCGTGGTCCTTCGTCGCGCTCGACGACGACGGGGAGGTCGTCGGCTACACGC includes these proteins:
- a CDS encoding GNAT family N-acetyltransferase encodes the protein MTDTADATRAPAGTDADVTTSRPDEIDGAAAPPRLPLAQRVAAPDVAPLPPAALGLTWRPLTVADAEELARLVQLVEEADGQPFRTSAEELAEEMSAQWRDLSRDTLVGVDADGQMRAWAQVDSAPGDSRVVRAFVSGGVHPLWRGRGVGRALVAWLDGRARQVLAASGKELPARIAAYLEDTAPGSARLYRAAGFAPVRYYTEMRRSVQGELPPVPDVAGVRVVPWSEALDDAVRLAHNDAFADHWGSEPRTPEQWQQHRAMFAPAWSFVALDDDGEVVGYTLSGRYEQDWPVAGYSSGYTELLGVRRAWRGRGIAVALLATAMQAYAADGVEYAELGVDTANPSGAHGLYARLGYEVVHSSTMYSIEL